A region from the Treponema pallidum subsp. pallidum str. Nichols genome encodes:
- the ricT gene encoding PSP1 domain-containing protein encodes MEEEGEFLYQLRLEYSREVLYARFHAALRVHTFVVVPTRYGNDIARCVGRIRTPVQTDIASVVRVASDQDLCTWHIHREKERAAEMIFRDRIEHYQLEMKCICCHYPLEEARVVFLYSAPARVDFRELVRDLGATFGTRVELRQINEREEARIVGGIDCCGRALCCCSVFSRLRPVSVKMVKEKNLLFRSTQMMGRCGRLRCCLTFEE; translated from the coding sequence ATGGAGGAGGAAGGAGAGTTTTTATATCAGTTGCGTCTTGAGTACTCCCGCGAAGTGTTATATGCGCGTTTTCACGCGGCGCTACGCGTGCACACTTTTGTCGTGGTACCCACGCGTTATGGCAACGACATTGCTCGGTGCGTAGGGCGTATACGTACACCGGTACAAACCGATATCGCGAGTGTGGTACGTGTTGCATCAGACCAAGATTTGTGCACATGGCACATACATAGGGAAAAGGAACGTGCTGCGGAAATGATTTTTCGGGATCGCATTGAGCACTATCAACTTGAGATGAAATGTATTTGCTGTCACTATCCTTTAGAAGAAGCACGCGTGGTATTTCTATACAGTGCGCCAGCACGTGTTGATTTCAGAGAATTAGTTAGAGACTTAGGAGCTACATTTGGTACGAGAGTCGAACTGCGACAGATAAATGAACGGGAAGAAGCGCGGATAGTAGGCGGAATTGACTGCTGCGGGCGCGCGCTATGTTGTTGCTCAGTGTTCAGCAGGTTGCGTCCAGTCTCGGTAAAAATGGTAAAGGAAAAAAATCTATTATTTCGTTCAACCCAGATGATGGGTCGTTGCGGACGATTGCGCTGTTGTTTGACGTTTGAGGAATGA
- a CDS encoding YaaR family protein — MGYRVGNSDSTSLLSAFAPPERAKKKSKEKRPLQAARFLSLLYPKTDPHSAVQDPSLVHEEHQTRLAYLQDRLCSTGDILKNTRTLETIAAYKQAVKEFVQYAIKHNYTTESKSSIRIDRGTGMPDTVIFTKIKVIDQKLASFVRELMSHQVDQLTVLQKTEEIYGMLVDLLI, encoded by the coding sequence ATGGGATATCGCGTAGGAAATTCTGACTCTACGTCTTTACTGTCCGCATTCGCTCCTCCTGAGAGAGCCAAAAAAAAGTCAAAAGAAAAACGGCCCCTGCAGGCTGCGCGCTTTCTCTCCCTCCTATATCCTAAGACGGACCCGCACTCTGCAGTGCAGGATCCGTCTCTTGTTCACGAAGAACATCAGACACGGTTGGCGTATCTGCAAGATCGCCTATGCTCCACAGGGGATATATTAAAAAACACGCGCACGCTAGAAACCATCGCCGCATATAAACAGGCGGTCAAAGAATTTGTCCAATACGCGATTAAGCACAATTACACCACTGAGTCAAAAAGCAGTATCAGGATAGACAGGGGAACAGGTATGCCTGATACGGTAATATTTACAAAAATAAAGGTCATTGACCAAAAGCTGGCTTCCTTTGTAAGGGAGCTCATGTCTCACCAGGTAGATCAACTCACGGTTTTACAGAAAACGGAGGAAATCTACGGTATGCTCGTGGACCTACTGATCTAG
- a CDS encoding bactofilin family protein, with the protein MAKIERRSMNTLIGAGSRISGNVVVPGSVRIEGDVDGDVITTGHVVIGKRARVRGVIRVGSIIVGGMVEGDIVASEAVQVLPSGVILGAVLTRKIVVDEQAFLDGFCYAVADQEGFNKVLKAYLGRKSIHTSAFGYNKYSKSG; encoded by the coding sequence ATGGCAAAGATTGAGCGTCGCTCCATGAACACGCTTATTGGTGCAGGCTCCCGTATCAGCGGGAACGTTGTTGTCCCCGGTTCAGTTCGCATTGAAGGGGATGTCGATGGGGACGTTATCACTACAGGGCACGTGGTAATCGGGAAGCGCGCGCGTGTCCGCGGCGTCATACGGGTAGGGAGCATCATCGTAGGAGGAATGGTTGAAGGAGATATCGTTGCGTCAGAGGCGGTGCAGGTGCTCCCTTCTGGAGTTATTCTGGGCGCAGTGCTTACCCGAAAAATTGTGGTGGACGAGCAAGCTTTTTTGGATGGTTTTTGCTATGCAGTGGCAGATCAAGAGGGATTCAACAAAGTGCTCAAGGCCTATCTCGGTCGTAAAAGTATTCATACGTCTGCGTTTGGATACAACAAGTACAGCAAGTCAGGATAA
- a CDS encoding M23 family metallopeptidase, which yields MARIRRYKRIEYAFVRFCIDRCTRCARLVREAAARLGAAGRAELTVMLVPHSQCAARTFCTTARTLLCVLLCGVGVLASFFWFAHQSVTSARRLAAVRAEVDRTQVHLALLRQEAAELIRTSKAFQTSLSQTFSQVGLSGLQSGAEKPVRSVSDTNQSNEPDDASAKDGAQKGNVGVTEQHGKNAQGVGSEPEELRRIAAYFQNSVQPVREIGKLLNSQTALFSDIPSLWPIKGGVGHISMAFGKNRHPFTGQWYVHKGIDLSTHRSGDPIVATADGHVVTVEYDSGWGNYVIIKHKHGFYTRYAHMQSYTVTRGQHIRQGQIIGYIGATGVATGPHLHYEIHIGSDVVDPGKYLNVKTAGAG from the coding sequence ATGGCACGCATCCGAAGATACAAGCGTATTGAGTACGCGTTCGTTCGTTTTTGTATTGACCGGTGTACGCGTTGTGCGCGGCTTGTACGCGAAGCCGCAGCGCGCCTGGGCGCCGCAGGCCGTGCAGAACTCACCGTCATGTTAGTACCACACTCTCAGTGTGCGGCCCGGACTTTCTGTACTACCGCTCGCACGCTCTTGTGCGTTCTTCTGTGCGGTGTTGGCGTGTTGGCTTCTTTTTTTTGGTTTGCCCATCAGTCTGTCACCTCCGCACGTCGCCTGGCGGCGGTCCGCGCAGAGGTGGACAGAACGCAGGTGCACCTTGCACTCCTGCGCCAAGAAGCAGCAGAACTTATTCGCACTTCTAAGGCGTTCCAGACTTCCCTTTCCCAAACTTTCTCTCAGGTTGGCCTCAGTGGGCTCCAATCTGGGGCAGAAAAACCAGTACGAAGTGTATCCGACACAAACCAGTCTAACGAGCCGGATGATGCGTCAGCAAAGGATGGAGCACAAAAGGGAAACGTTGGAGTGACAGAACAGCATGGCAAAAACGCGCAGGGCGTTGGGTCGGAGCCAGAGGAACTGCGGCGCATAGCCGCCTATTTTCAGAACTCTGTGCAGCCAGTACGGGAGATAGGAAAGTTGCTCAATTCGCAAACAGCACTTTTTTCTGACATTCCCAGCCTGTGGCCCATAAAGGGAGGCGTAGGTCACATTTCCATGGCATTTGGCAAGAACCGACATCCATTTACAGGGCAGTGGTATGTACACAAGGGTATTGATCTATCCACTCACCGTTCAGGGGATCCTATCGTTGCCACTGCAGACGGACATGTGGTGACGGTAGAATACGATTCGGGTTGGGGAAACTACGTTATTATCAAGCACAAACATGGGTTTTATACCCGCTACGCGCACATGCAATCCTACACCGTCACCCGTGGGCAGCACATCCGACAAGGACAAATCATCGGTTATATCGGCGCCACGGGTGTAGCGACTGGTCCACATCTGCACTATGAAATACATATCGGCTCTGACGTTGTCGATCCTGGTAAATACCTCAACGTCAAAACTGCAGGGGCAGGATAG
- a CDS encoding phosphoribosyltransferase, producing MKKRFIPYNVIRDEGFGMARRIVADRFVPTVMYVPIRGGVYLGNVLNEYLTIAYKAEPPILYAAVVAHSHCDLRKRRVISVDGWTYPPEYLRVGDKVLIVDDIFDSGATINYIASLLMQKGLARGDIRVAVFNYKVFVGEKQPPVLPDYWCIKHEVRSEADNEWFHYMSHELSGLTAAELEQYYYAQNPALRKTLADINNQL from the coding sequence GTGAAAAAGCGATTTATTCCGTACAATGTGATCCGTGATGAGGGTTTCGGTATGGCCCGGCGCATCGTGGCAGACAGGTTCGTGCCAACGGTTATGTACGTCCCCATACGGGGTGGAGTATATCTGGGTAACGTGCTCAATGAGTATTTAACCATCGCGTACAAGGCAGAGCCTCCTATCCTGTACGCAGCGGTAGTTGCTCACTCGCACTGTGATTTGCGTAAGCGGCGCGTCATCAGCGTAGATGGCTGGACCTACCCTCCTGAGTACCTACGCGTCGGGGATAAGGTGCTCATCGTAGATGATATCTTCGATTCAGGCGCAACCATCAACTACATCGCTTCCCTGCTTATGCAAAAGGGCCTTGCGCGTGGCGACATCCGCGTGGCTGTCTTCAATTACAAAGTATTCGTGGGAGAAAAACAGCCCCCGGTGTTGCCGGACTACTGGTGCATCAAGCACGAGGTACGTAGCGAGGCAGATAACGAGTGGTTCCATTACATGAGCCACGAGCTCTCTGGGCTTACTGCAGCGGAGCTCGAGCAGTACTACTACGCGCAGAACCCTGCCCTGCGCAAAACGTTGGCTGATATCAACAATCAGCTATAG
- the prfA gene encoding peptide chain release factor 1 yields MIEKLEELRAQWRKLQQEVENPSLFSSTQSYRERMRDHAYLSRLMEEYDRYLLTEKQLEDAHVLIQDESDADFKDVIRQEIRTLEAALHTSQKRLKTLLIPPDSLQEKNIIMEIRGGTGGDEAALFAADLFRMYTHYAESKQWRYEVLAVSETELGGFKEITFSISGRDVYGSLRYESGVHRVQRVPSTEASGRIHTSAVTVAVLPEMEETEVDIRAEDVRVDVMRASGPGGQCVNTTDSAVRLTHLPTGIVVVCQDEKSQIKNKAKAMRVLRSRVYDLEESKRQVARARERKSQVGSGDRSERIRTYNFPQNRVTDHRVRVTLYKLDAVMQGALDDIIEPLCIASRESVI; encoded by the coding sequence GTGATAGAAAAGTTGGAAGAACTGCGCGCTCAGTGGAGAAAACTACAGCAGGAAGTGGAGAATCCTTCGCTTTTCTCTTCCACTCAGAGTTATCGTGAACGTATGCGCGATCACGCCTATCTTTCCAGACTGATGGAAGAGTATGATCGCTATTTGCTTACTGAGAAGCAGTTGGAAGACGCGCACGTTCTCATCCAAGATGAGTCGGATGCTGATTTTAAGGACGTTATTCGGCAAGAGATCCGTACACTTGAAGCTGCACTGCACACGAGTCAAAAGCGACTAAAGACGCTGCTTATTCCCCCCGACTCTTTGCAAGAGAAGAATATTATCATGGAAATTCGCGGCGGTACCGGCGGTGATGAAGCAGCGCTCTTTGCTGCAGATCTATTTAGAATGTACACGCACTACGCTGAGTCAAAACAATGGCGCTATGAAGTCCTTGCAGTGAGCGAAACAGAGTTGGGAGGATTTAAGGAAATTACGTTCTCTATCTCGGGGCGCGATGTGTATGGCAGTTTACGTTATGAATCGGGTGTGCATCGCGTTCAACGTGTCCCTAGCACTGAAGCGTCGGGGCGCATCCATACCAGTGCGGTTACCGTTGCAGTGCTGCCTGAGATGGAAGAGACTGAAGTGGACATTCGTGCTGAGGACGTGCGTGTTGATGTCATGCGTGCAAGTGGTCCTGGTGGGCAGTGTGTCAACACCACTGATTCTGCGGTGCGTCTTACACATCTACCTACGGGCATTGTCGTTGTCTGTCAGGACGAGAAGAGTCAAATCAAAAACAAAGCCAAGGCCATGCGTGTATTGCGCAGCAGAGTGTATGATTTAGAGGAATCGAAGCGCCAGGTTGCCCGTGCAAGGGAACGCAAAAGTCAAGTTGGTTCAGGGGATCGTTCCGAGCGCATTCGCACGTATAATTTTCCTCAGAACCGTGTTACGGATCATCGCGTGCGTGTTACGCTCTACAAGCTAGATGCAGTGATGCAGGGTGCGTTGGATGACATTATCGAGCCATTGTGTATTGCGTCTCGAGAGAGTGTAATCTAG
- the prmC gene encoding peptide chain release factor N(5)-glutamine methyltransferase — MQELCTIRQARMYARALFQDAPCLRGQNTPLLDADLILSKLLAKPRAWILAHQQDEIASVAHEFKRLVHLRCRGRALAYLTREKEFFGLRFRVTRATLIPKPDTELLVESVLAHVASQMMKPRSVSVHKDTSALPVLKIFEACTGCGCIAIALMHMLRARGTPPLYVIASDICMRALAVARYNARRLLDVSANSRVRFVHADVRAPIPFFSPSEGTDVVQERGVCVPYDVICANPPYVPSAQARALLQDGRGEPLGALDGGADGLDLVRAFAHHSAAALKEGGCVFCEVGSNHAQRAARIFQAAGFATVKISKDLSGKERLISGILRSQSRAVTAPSG, encoded by the coding sequence GTGCAAGAACTCTGTACGATTCGACAGGCGCGTATGTACGCGCGAGCGTTGTTTCAAGACGCCCCCTGTTTGCGCGGACAGAACACACCGCTTTTAGATGCAGACCTTATTCTGTCGAAGTTGCTTGCGAAGCCGCGTGCGTGGATTCTCGCCCACCAGCAGGATGAGATTGCCTCCGTTGCACACGAGTTTAAGCGTCTCGTGCATCTTCGTTGTAGGGGACGTGCGTTGGCGTATCTGACTCGAGAAAAAGAGTTTTTTGGTCTGAGATTCCGTGTCACCCGTGCTACGCTTATCCCTAAACCGGATACCGAATTGCTTGTAGAAAGTGTCCTGGCGCACGTTGCGTCCCAAATGATGAAGCCGCGTTCAGTATCTGTGCATAAAGACACAAGTGCACTGCCTGTCTTGAAGATATTCGAGGCGTGTACGGGATGCGGGTGTATTGCCATTGCACTTATGCATATGTTGCGTGCGCGTGGCACGCCACCTCTCTATGTCATTGCATCCGACATTTGCATGCGGGCCCTTGCCGTAGCGCGGTATAACGCGCGCCGACTCTTGGATGTATCTGCAAATTCGCGCGTACGTTTCGTGCACGCAGATGTGCGTGCTCCTATTCCGTTCTTTTCTCCTTCTGAAGGCACGGACGTGGTACAGGAGCGCGGGGTGTGCGTTCCGTATGATGTGATATGTGCAAATCCGCCTTACGTACCGAGTGCGCAAGCGCGCGCGCTGTTGCAGGACGGGAGAGGGGAGCCTCTCGGTGCCTTAGATGGGGGTGCAGATGGGCTAGACTTGGTTCGCGCATTCGCACACCACAGTGCCGCAGCGCTAAAGGAAGGCGGGTGCGTGTTTTGCGAGGTCGGCTCAAACCACGCACAACGTGCAGCGCGCATCTTCCAGGCAGCAGGGTTTGCCACGGTGAAAATTTCAAAAGATCTCTCCGGGAAAGAGCGCCTGATTAGCGGGATACTGCGCTCGCAGTCTAGAGCTGTAACAGCGCCGAGTGGCTAG
- a CDS encoding ribonucleotide-diphosphate reductase subunit beta, translated as MMESSTILQRRALFNEAGDIELHKRRMVGGNTTNLNDFNNMKYPWVSKWYRQAMNNFWIPEEINMSSDVQDYRNLSAIEKTAYDKILSFLIFLDSIQTANLPNIGQYITANEINLCLTIQAFQEAVHSQSYSYMLDTICSPEERNDILYQWKDDEHLLARNKFIGNLYNEFQDDKSVLALLKVAIANYVLEGIYFYSGFMFFYNLGRNNKMPGSVQEIRYINRDENTHLWLFRSIIQELQKEEPQVFTARNVRLFRDMIREGCEQEIKWGDYVIGDQIPGLNRHMVADYIRYLGNLRCENLGFEPLYEGHRVEPESMSWVSQYSNANLIKTDFFEAKSTAYAKSSAMVDDL; from the coding sequence ATGATGGAAAGTTCAACGATACTGCAAAGACGCGCGCTGTTTAATGAGGCAGGAGACATTGAACTTCATAAGCGACGCATGGTCGGGGGGAACACTACCAATCTCAACGACTTTAACAATATGAAGTATCCCTGGGTCAGCAAGTGGTATCGGCAGGCAATGAACAACTTCTGGATCCCCGAAGAAATCAACATGAGCAGTGACGTGCAAGATTATCGTAATCTATCCGCTATCGAGAAAACCGCGTACGATAAAATCCTCTCCTTCCTTATTTTCCTAGATAGCATCCAGACTGCGAATCTGCCAAATATTGGTCAGTACATTACCGCAAATGAGATTAACCTGTGCCTAACCATTCAGGCTTTCCAAGAGGCTGTGCATTCGCAGAGTTACAGTTACATGCTGGACACCATTTGCTCCCCCGAAGAACGCAATGACATTCTATACCAGTGGAAGGACGACGAGCATCTGCTTGCGCGCAATAAATTCATTGGCAACTTGTACAACGAGTTTCAAGATGACAAAAGCGTACTCGCACTGCTGAAGGTAGCAATTGCGAATTATGTTTTGGAAGGAATTTATTTCTATTCGGGTTTTATGTTCTTCTATAACTTGGGGCGTAATAACAAGATGCCCGGCTCGGTGCAGGAAATTCGTTATATCAACCGCGATGAAAACACACACCTGTGGCTTTTTCGATCCATTATTCAAGAACTGCAAAAGGAAGAGCCACAGGTGTTCACTGCACGCAATGTACGCTTATTTCGCGATATGATTCGCGAAGGATGCGAACAAGAAATTAAGTGGGGGGACTATGTCATTGGGGATCAGATCCCTGGACTAAATCGCCACATGGTGGCAGACTATATCCGGTATTTGGGTAATCTTCGTTGCGAAAATTTAGGCTTTGAGCCCTTGTACGAGGGGCACCGTGTAGAACCGGAATCGATGAGCTGGGTAAGTCAGTACAGCAACGCAAACTTGATTAAAACCGATTTTTTTGAAGCAAAATCAACCGCGTACGCGAAGTCATCCGCAATGGTGGATGATCTCTAA
- a CDS encoding TrmH family RNA methyltransferase has product MLEHMKREQARSQLSHEPPKRRRASLTVCGLRAVETLGSIHPEKIHRFFFTPVRAKRFGPLCAYLAARKRLYRSANTQELERLTQSVHHQGVAATIDEPRFPAVTHSQVEFWVQRREFVVLLDRVGDAHNLGAIIRSAAFFGVHSLVVSDCRQQAQVTSATYRVAQGGMEFVQLLRCTNAQEVLEMCAGKMTRVGASPHAFRSLTRLSNILSPEEAVILVLGNEETGLSEHLTAHCDHLCRIAGSGQVESLNVAQAGALFLSTIVQLRQSPQDYTQGHRATPRAQERVHRCGQLEEKGQKNGARVLIPRSGARANSRES; this is encoded by the coding sequence ATGCTCGAGCACATGAAGCGTGAACAAGCACGAAGTCAGCTATCACACGAGCCTCCTAAGCGGCGCCGAGCCTCTCTAACCGTCTGCGGCCTGCGTGCTGTGGAAACGCTTGGCAGCATACATCCAGAGAAAATTCATCGGTTCTTTTTTACCCCTGTGCGTGCGAAACGCTTCGGACCCCTGTGTGCATACCTTGCTGCACGAAAGAGGCTCTACCGTAGCGCTAATACGCAGGAACTTGAGCGATTGACGCAATCCGTTCACCATCAGGGGGTTGCTGCTACCATAGACGAGCCGCGCTTTCCAGCCGTGACTCATTCTCAGGTTGAATTTTGGGTACAACGGCGTGAGTTTGTTGTGTTACTCGATCGCGTAGGAGATGCCCACAATCTGGGGGCGATTATACGTAGTGCTGCTTTTTTTGGAGTGCACTCACTGGTGGTGAGTGACTGTCGACAGCAGGCGCAGGTTACAAGCGCAACATATCGGGTTGCGCAGGGAGGAATGGAGTTTGTGCAATTGTTGCGCTGTACAAATGCGCAGGAAGTATTGGAAATGTGTGCAGGTAAAATGACCCGTGTGGGAGCCTCCCCTCATGCGTTCAGATCGCTTACACGGCTTTCAAACATACTCTCGCCTGAAGAAGCGGTAATATTAGTACTGGGAAACGAGGAGACAGGGCTTTCTGAGCATTTGACTGCGCATTGCGATCATCTCTGTCGGATTGCAGGCAGTGGTCAGGTGGAAAGTCTAAATGTTGCGCAAGCGGGTGCGCTTTTTTTGTCCACTATCGTACAGTTGCGTCAATCTCCTCAGGACTACACGCAGGGACATCGGGCCACGCCACGTGCACAAGAGCGTGTGCACCGCTGTGGGCAATTAGAGGAAAAGGGGCAGAAAAATGGAGCACGTGTTCTTATTCCCCGCTCGGGGGCGCGTGCCAATTCCCGTGAAAGTTGA
- a CDS encoding OadG family protein, which translates to MNQIRLFAQSALVSVMGMGMVFAFLLLLICVVRCVGALVSSFGWDRGPDEGVGAAVPAGGALAAAIAVAVHEKARSTS; encoded by the coding sequence ATGAATCAGATCCGCCTGTTTGCCCAGAGTGCGCTTGTGAGCGTCATGGGTATGGGGATGGTTTTTGCCTTCCTCCTTTTGCTCATATGCGTTGTGCGCTGTGTGGGCGCGCTTGTCTCTTCTTTCGGCTGGGATCGCGGTCCTGACGAAGGTGTCGGCGCTGCAGTCCCTGCAGGAGGAGCACTCGCCGCGGCTATCGCAGTCGCCGTTCATGAGAAGGCAAGGAGTACTTCATGA
- the oadA gene encoding sodium-extruding oxaloacetate decarboxylase subunit alpha, protein MSTPVRISEMVLRDAHQSLHATRMTTEDMLPICDKLDRVGYWSLEAWGGATYDACIRFLNEDPWERLRALKSRLPKTPIMMLLRGQNLLGYRHYADDVVDAFVEAAARNGVDVFRIFDALNDPRNLSQAARAAKKTGKHVQMAISYATTPYHTAEKYVELAKEYARFGADSICIKDMSGLLTPYGAYDLVSAIKKSVDLPVELHTHATTGMSVATLVKAAEAGVDVIDTAIASMSMGTSHSPTETLVEILRHTGRDSGLDINLLLEIAAYFRQVRKCYAQFESSFLGADTRILVSQVPGGMLSNLENQLREQGALDKMDQVLKEIPLVQKDCGYIPLVTPTSQIVGTQSVLNVLFGRYHRLTAETRRLLTGQYGRTPASCDAGLVERALKEEKLSQSLVCRPADALPHELDRMRSEARAAGAQDTIEDVLTYAMFPKIAPTFFASRAQGPISFRGKGQGQKQKGESAGSVASYVATVNGTAYTVVQEGAVLRVNGTPYTVRVEAGPSVASGTSQGTVTTAKVGACTTLPAPVAGSVVKHTVQDGATVNSGETVLMVESMKMELEVKATAAGTIHFLIAPGAHVSAGQVLAEIR, encoded by the coding sequence ATGAGTACCCCGGTTCGCATTAGCGAAATGGTCCTACGTGATGCGCATCAGTCTTTGCACGCTACGCGCATGACTACCGAAGACATGCTCCCTATTTGTGACAAGCTAGATCGCGTTGGGTATTGGAGTTTGGAGGCGTGGGGAGGCGCCACGTACGACGCCTGCATTCGCTTTCTAAATGAGGATCCCTGGGAGCGTTTGCGTGCTCTCAAATCTCGGTTACCTAAGACCCCTATTATGATGCTTTTGCGTGGGCAAAACTTGCTAGGCTACCGGCATTACGCGGATGACGTTGTAGATGCGTTCGTAGAGGCCGCTGCACGCAACGGCGTTGATGTGTTCCGCATCTTCGATGCACTTAATGACCCACGTAACCTCAGTCAGGCTGCGCGTGCTGCAAAGAAAACAGGCAAGCATGTGCAGATGGCTATCTCTTACGCTACCACACCCTATCATACCGCAGAGAAGTACGTAGAGTTAGCAAAGGAGTATGCGCGCTTCGGTGCGGATTCTATTTGCATTAAGGATATGTCGGGGTTGCTGACCCCGTACGGGGCGTACGATCTGGTTTCTGCCATTAAAAAGAGTGTCGATTTGCCCGTTGAGTTGCACACCCACGCCACTACTGGTATGTCTGTTGCAACCCTGGTGAAGGCGGCAGAAGCAGGTGTTGATGTAATTGACACTGCCATTGCTTCTATGTCCATGGGTACTTCCCACAGCCCTACAGAGACTTTAGTGGAAATCCTACGGCACACGGGCCGTGACTCAGGGCTCGACATAAATCTCCTGCTAGAAATAGCAGCCTACTTCCGTCAGGTACGGAAGTGCTATGCCCAGTTTGAGTCTAGTTTTCTGGGTGCAGACACGCGTATCCTCGTGTCCCAGGTGCCTGGGGGTATGCTTTCCAATTTAGAAAACCAGTTGCGTGAGCAGGGAGCCCTGGATAAGATGGACCAGGTTCTTAAGGAAATTCCCCTGGTACAGAAGGACTGCGGTTATATCCCGCTTGTGACTCCTACGAGTCAGATTGTAGGTACGCAGTCAGTATTGAACGTGCTGTTTGGCCGGTACCACCGGCTTACTGCTGAGACAAGGCGTCTGCTCACGGGTCAGTATGGCCGGACTCCCGCCTCCTGTGATGCAGGTTTGGTGGAGCGGGCCTTGAAGGAAGAAAAGTTATCGCAGTCGCTTGTCTGCCGCCCAGCGGATGCCTTGCCTCATGAGCTTGATCGCATGAGGTCTGAGGCGCGCGCCGCAGGCGCACAGGATACCATTGAGGATGTGCTCACGTATGCTATGTTTCCCAAGATCGCTCCCACATTCTTTGCTTCCCGTGCGCAAGGGCCTATTTCGTTCAGAGGAAAGGGGCAGGGGCAAAAACAGAAGGGTGAGAGTGCAGGGTCGGTAGCTTCTTATGTGGCTACCGTAAATGGTACTGCGTACACAGTTGTGCAGGAAGGCGCTGTTCTCCGGGTAAATGGTACTCCCTACACCGTTAGGGTTGAGGCAGGCCCGTCCGTTGCTTCGGGTACGTCGCAGGGTACCGTGACTACGGCAAAGGTTGGGGCGTGTACTACGCTACCCGCGCCGGTCGCAGGTAGCGTAGTTAAACACACCGTGCAAGATGGAGCTACGGTAAATTCGGGGGAGACGGTGCTCATGGTGGAGTCCATGAAGATGGAACTTGAAGTGAAGGCCACCGCTGCTGGTACTATCCATTTCCTAATAGCGCCTGGCGCGCATGTCAGTGCGGGGCAAGTCTTAGCAGAGATTCGCTAG